The Lycium barbarum isolate Lr01 chromosome 9, ASM1917538v2, whole genome shotgun sequence genome has a segment encoding these proteins:
- the LOC132611913 gene encoding uncharacterized protein LOC132611913, translated as MEEQLDQFEKKKVWNLVPKPENASIIGTKWAFRIKLNEAQGYSQQEGVDYDETFAPVGRIESIRIFLAYASFKKFKLFQMDVKSTFLNGFIEEEVYVKQPPAKYAKELVQKYGTADSKAIGTLMSPTCTLDKDEAGKHVDETLCAGFEVAPKESHLTVVKQIIRYLHGTTNYDLWYPNTNNFALEGFSDSPFSGDKNNRKSTSAIGQPPPEVVQPSQTITPPQNILDYSHIL; from the exons ATGGAAGAACAACTTGACcagtttgaaaagaaaaaagtgTGGAATCTGGTGCCTAAACCTGAAAATGCATCAATCATTGGAACAAAATGGGCATTCAGAATCAAGTTAAATGAGGCTCAAGGATACTCACAACAGGAAGGAGTCGACTATGATGAAACCTTTGCACCTGTTGGTCGGATAGAATCCATTAGAATTTTTCTTGCATATgcttcttttaaaaaattcaaactttttcaAATGGACGTCAAAAGTACTTTTCTAAATGGTTTCATTGAAGAAGAAGTGTATGTCAAACAACCTCCAG CCAAATATGCTAAGGAACTTGTTCAAAAATATGGGACGGCTGACTCAAAAGCTATAGGAACTCTAATGAGTCCTACTTGCACTCTTGATAAGGATGAAGCAGGAAAACATGTTGATGAAACTCT GTGCGCTGGATTCGAAGTTGCTCCAAAGGAATCTCATCTTACTGTTGTCAAGCAAATTATTAGATACCTCCATGGAACAACTAATTATGATTTATGGTATCCAAACACTAACAATTTTGCACTTGAAGGCTTTTCAGATTCACCTTTTTCAGGTGATAAGAATAATAGGAAAAGTACCAGTG CCATTGGACAACCTCCTCCTGAGGTTGTCCAGCCCTCCCAAACCATCACGCCACCACAAAATATCCTTGATTATTCTCACATACTCTAA